In the genome of Streptomyces sp. NBC_00259, the window AGTTGCCGGACGGGCAGATGGGCTACGGCCTGGAGAAGGGCAAGGCGACGGTCCCGGGACCATTGATCGAGATCGTCGAAGGGGACACGCTGCACATCGAGTTCGAGAACACGATGGACGTGGCGGCCAGTCTCCATGTCCACGGGGTCGACTACGACATCGCCAGTGACGGCACCCGGATGAGCAAGAGCCATGTCGAACCCGGCGGCACCCGGACGTACACCTGGCGCACCCACACCCCGGGCAAGCGCGCGGACGGCACCTGGCGTCCCGGCAGCGCGGGCTACTGGCACTACCACGACCACGTGGTGGGCACCGACCACGGCACGGGCGGTATCAGGAAGGGCCTCTACGGCCCGGTGGTGGTGCGCAGGAAGGGCGACATCCTCCCCGACAAACAGTTCACGATCGTCTTCAACGACATGACGATCAACAACAAGCCCGCACACCAGAGCCCGGACTTCCAGGCCACGGTGGGTGACCGGGTCGAGATCGTGATGATCACGCACGGCGAGTACTACCACACGTTCCATATGCACGGTCATCGCTGGGCGGACAACAGGACCGGCCTGCTGACCGGCCCGGACGACCCGTCACGCGTCATCGACAACAAGATCACCGGGCCGGCGGACTCCTTCGGCTTCCAGATCATCGCGGGTGAACACGTGGGCGCGGGCGCGTGGATGTACCACTGCCATGTGCAGAGCCATTCGGACATGGGAATGGCGGGCCTGTTCCTGGTGGCGAAGCCGGACGGGACGATCCCCGGCTACGAGCCGCACCACCCGGCGGCGGCCCGGGAGTCCGGGGAGTCCGGGGCGCCGGGCTCGTCCGCGGAGCACAAGCACTGAGCGGTCCGGCGGCCTCAACGGCCGTAGTTCGCCCGGCACAGCGCGACGAAGGACGGATCGGCGACACCGTTCGACGCACGGCACAGGTCGTCCATGTCGTAGTGGGTCCGCGGCCGGGGCGGGTGCACACCGGAACGCGACTTGCGCGGCTGCCGCGACCGGGCCTGCTCCGCGCGGTCCGGCTGAATCGCCGGCGCCGCGTCGGGCCGCTCGTCCCGGGGCCGCTTCGCCGGGGTCCGCGCCGGGGCCTCGCGCTGCGGGGAGACCTCGGCCTTCTTCTCGTCCGCGATCCGCGGCAGCGGCGGCTTCTGCGGCCCGGTCGAGGCGAGTTCGCCGTCCGCCGTCGGCTCCGCGGGCCGCTCCGGCCCGGCCGGTGCCGCCGACCGGTCGCCCGCCGGGGCGAGTCCGGCCGCCGGCGGTTGTGGAGGCACGGCGGACACCGAGACACAGCCGGTCGTCGCGGTGAGAAGGACGGCAAGGGCGAGAGGCCTGATCCGGGGGTGCATCCGCCCACCCTGCCGCAGCGCGGCCCCGCGGGGCGACGGCACACGGGCGGACCCACCATGACGAGTGATCGGGCGGGACCCAGGGCGACGTCGGTCGTTGATAGGGCCGACATCGTCATGCCGCGATCACCTCGGCCGGCGCCTCGTACGCTGTACGGCATCGGGCCACCACACCCGGCACGGGGTCCACGAGATGTGCGTGCACCACGCGGCACGGGCGGCACTGCGTGCGGCGGGGCGGGATCGGTAGCAGACTCGTCAAGGGGGCGAGCCACGACCACGGGGCCGATCCCGGCCGCCCACGAAGGAGCGACGCGCCATGCTCACCCCCCGCTATCTCACCGGCTCCCCGAACTGGCTCGACCTCGGCACCCCCGACCTCCAGGGCGCGGCGGCGTTCTACGGCGGCCTGTTCGGATGGGCCTTCCAGTCGGCGGGGCCCGAGGCCGGCGGTTACGGAATGTTCCAGCTGGACGGCAAGACCGCCGCCGGAGGCATGACGGTCCCCGCGGAGCGGAGCGGCACCGCCTGGACCCTCTACTTCCAGTCCACCAGCGCCGATGACACGGCCAAACGGGTGAGGGACGGCGGCGGAGCGGTCGAGCACGAGCCGTCGGACGTCTGGGACCTGGGCCGTATGGCGCACTTCACCGACCCGGCGGGGGCCGGCTTCGCCACCTGGCAGCCGGGCACCAACAAGGGCCTGGACCTGGTGAACGAGACGGGCGCGCTGTGCTGGGCCGAGCTCTACACGCCGGAGACGGACGCGGCGATGCGCTTCTACCGGTCGGTCTTCGGCTGGGACGAGTTCGCCGTGCCCCTCCCGGGCGGCGACAGCTATACGACGGTCAACCCCGCGGGCGCGGGCGAGGACGCGATGTTCGCCGGCCTCGTCCCCCTGGAGGCCGACCCGGCCGAGGCGGCGGAAGGACCGTACTGGCTCCCGTACTTCGAGGTCACGGACACGGACGCGGTGGCGGCGAGCGCGGCACGCCTCGGCGGCACGGTCCGTACGGAGCCGATCGACCTGGAGGACGTGGGGCGCATCGCGAAGCTCGCGGACCCGTACGGAGCGCGCTTCGCCGTGATCACGAGCGTGGCGCAGGAGGCGTGACGCGGGAGGCGTGACGCGGGAGGCGTGACGCGGGAGGCGTGACGCGGGAGGCGTGACGCGGGAGGCGTGACGCGGGAGGCGTGACGCGGCCAGGCCGAGCGGACCGTTGAGCGTTCATTGACACGGTGTTTATCGCCGCCGGGCAGCCTGTCCATCATGCCGATCAACACCACGCCCGAGCACGAACTCTCCTGGCAGGAAACGGCCCTGTGCGCCCAGGCCGGCCCCGAATTCTTCTTCCCGGCGCCCGGTTCCTCCACCCGCGAGGCGAAGCAACTGTGCGGCGCGTGCGAGGGGCGGGTGGCGTGCCTGGAGTACGCGCTCGCGAACGACGAGCGGTTCGGTGTGTGGGGCGGGATGTCGGAGAAGGAACGGGGCAGGCTGCGACGTTCCCAGCTCCGGCGGCGGGGCTAGGGTCCGTCCGCGCGACTGGAGTCCGTCAGCCCGTCAGCCCGTCAGCCCGTCAGTCCGTCCGTCAGGCCGCCGGGATGCGGAACGTCTCCCCGTACACCTGCCACTCCAGCGGGGCCGTCAGGTCCAGGTTGCCGTCCCGCAGGAACACCCGTTGCGCGGTGTCGATGCGGGAGGTGTCGCGCTGGGCCGTGCTGAGCCTGGTCTTCATGACCGAACGGCTCGCGTCGAGGACGGCGTTCAGGTACACCTTTTCGTCACCGCCCTCGGCCGCCGTCCTCGCCTGCTGCATGGCCGCTCGCCGGATGCCGTAGAAGCCGTGCTCGTCCAGGCCGGGGCCGTGGAGCAGCATCGCATCGTAGTAGATGAACTGGCCGAGCGTGCCGAGGCCGTCCATCTTCGCCAGCCGGACGGCCGGGTCGAAGTAGATCCGGTCGCGCGCCGCGTCCTGGGCGTCGCGGAAGGCCTGCTTCTTGGCCTCGGCGACCCAGGCCGCGGCGAAGCCGGGGTCCAGACCCTCGTGGGTATCGGTGCCGTCGACCTGCCGGAGGGCGGGGAGGTACCGGGCGAGGCCGTTGTCCGGGTGGGTCGCGGTGTACGCCTCGACGAGCTGGAGCATGTCGTTGGTGCCGGAACAGAAGCCGATGATCCCCGCGGTGTAGCCGTTGCCGTCGCCGAGGTCCTCGATGGCGCCGTACCGGCCGCGCCAGTTGAGCGTGGAGTGCTCGGCGCTGGCCACGAGCCGCGCGGCGATCTCCTTCTTCGCGGGGTCGGCGAGCCCCGGCGGCAAGGTGTCGATCCGCTCGTCCAGCGCTCGCTGCTCCGCCGCCGAGCCCGCCTTGAGCGGATTCGGCGCGGGAGTGGCCGCCTGCCGCACCGCCTGCGGCCGGTCGGCGAGGGGCACCTCGTCCTCCCCGCCGAGGCCGACGCCGAGGACGAGCGACACGGCGGCGGCGGCCGGTGCGCCGATGAGAACGATGCGGGTCACGGGTTTCACGCCGCACAGAGTACGGTCCGCGCCACCGGCACAGAACGCCCGGGCGCAAACCTGTGACCCGCAGGTAGCCCACGACGCCCGCTGACGGCCACCGGGCGCCATCTGGCTGCCCACCGGCCCGGCCCGAGAGCCTTGTGCCCGAGTCCCGGGGCCTGCCTGGGCGCCCGGGCGCGGCGCTGGCAGGTCGCGGCCCAGGACGGTCATGCGCGGTCCGGGGGGTCACGGCCCAGTGCCGGCGCCGTCGGGCGCGGTCCCGGGCCGGCCTGGGTGCTCCCGGCGTAGACCCGGGATTGCCCGGGCGTCCAGGCGCGGCGCCGGCAGGTCGCGGCCCAGGACGGTCAGGCGCAGTCCGGGCCGGTCACGGCCCAGGGTTGACGCCATCGGACGCAGTCACGGGCGGACCGGGTGCTTTCCGGCTCAGTCCCGGGGATTGCCCGGGCGCCTAGGCGCGGACCGGCCGGTCACGGCCCAGTGGCCGCGCCGTCGGACGCGGTCCCGGGCGGACCCGGGTGCTTCCCGGCGCAGACCCGGGCAGGCCCATCCGCCTTCCGGCTCGGTCCCGGTCAGCCCGGGCGTCCTCCGGCTCGGTACCGGCTCAGCGCCGACCAACCCGGGTCAGCCCGTCCAGCCCTGCTCCGCCTCGCTCAGCCCGCCGCGCGGGCCGCCAGGCGGGCCTTGCGGGCCGCGAGCTTCTCGTCGAACTTCCGGGCCTCCGAGTCCAGCCCGTCCATGTACAGACCAAGCTCCTCCTGCGCCTTGAGCCCCTCCGGGCCGAGGCCGTCGATCTCCATGACCTTCAGGAAGCGCAGCACCGGCTGCAGCACGTCGTCGTGGTGGATCCGCATGTTGTAGATCTCACCGATCGCCATCTGCGCCGCCGCGCGCTCGAATCCCGGTATTCCGTGCCCGGGCATCCGGAAGTTCACCACGACGTCGCGCACGGCCTGCATGGTCAGGTCCGGTGCGATCTCGAAGGCCGCACCGAGGAGGTTGCGGTAGAAGACCATGTGCAGGTTCTCGTCGGTGGCGATGCGCGCCAGCATCCGGTCGCAGACCGGGTCGCCCGACTGGTGGCCGGTGTTGCGGTGGGAGATACGGGTCGCGAGCTCCTGGAACGAGACGTACGCGACCGAGTGCAGCATCGAGTGGCGGTTGTCGGACTCGAAGCCCTCCGACATGTGCGACATACGGAACTGCTCCAGCTTGTCCGGGTCGACGGCGCGCGAGGTGAGCAGGTAGTCGCGCATCACGATGCCGTGCCGGCCCTCCTCGGCGGTCCAGCGGTGCACCCAGGTGCCCCAGGCTCCGTCGCGGCCGAAGAGAGACGCGATCTCGTGGTGGTAGCTGGGCAGGTTGTCCTCGGTCAGCAGGTTGACGATGAGGGCCGTCCTGCCGATGTCCGTGACCTTGGACTGGCCGGACTCCCACGCCTCGCCGTCCTCGAACAGCCCCGGGAAGTTCCGCCCGTCCGACCAGGGCACGTACTCGTGCGGCATCCAGTCCTTGGCGACCTTCATGTGCCGGTTGAGTTCCTTCTCGACCACTTCCTCCAGCGCGTACAGCAGCCGGGCGTCGGTCCACGCTTCCGAACTGCCGAGGTGGGGAGAGGTGATCGTCACGGGTGCTCCTGGGGGCGGGGATGAGGACGGGGGACGGAACGGGGAAACGAGCGGAACGAACGTCGCCGGGGCAGCGCGCCGGCCGGATGAGGGCATGCGACTACCTACGGCTTCGTAGGTTACGAGACCGTAGGTTAAAGGCGGGGTAAGCCATCGTCCAAGCCCGTGAGCGTGATGTCTGCCTACGCGTCGTTATGCGTGCAGGTTTCGTAGGCGTACCGAGAGACAGGTCACGCAGCCTTCGAGCTTCTCGAACTCGCTGATATCGACCGGAACGGGCGTATATCCAAGATCCATGAACAGCTCCGCTGTCTTGGGCGCACTCGTCGCCATCAGCAGTTTTCCGCCGCCGAGCAGCACCACGTGCGCCCCGGCCTCCTCGGGCACGGCGAGGAAGCGCGGGAACAGCGAAGGCTGCTCGACGAGCGGCTCGTAGCCGATCACGGTCCCGTCGGGCAGGGCGGTCACCGCCGACTTCAGATGGAGTACACGCGACAGCGGTACGGGGACGACGCGCGCCCCCAGCGGCGCGAAGACCGCCCGCAGCTGCTGCACACCGGCCGCGTTGGTCCGGCCGCCCCGCCCCACGTAGATCGTGTCGCCGATCTTGAGGACATCGCCGCCGTCGAGCGTGCCCGGCTCCCAGACCCAGTTCACCGAGCAGCCGAGCCGGGCCAGGGCCTCCTCGACCCCATCCGTCTCGGGACGGCGCGACGCGGCCCCGGACCGGGCGATGAGGGCCACGTTCCGGAACATCACGACGGTGTCCTCGACGAAGACGCCGTCCGGACAGTCGTCGGCCGGGTCGGCCTCCACCGTGTCCCAGCCGTGCGCGCGCAGGGCGTCGCCGTACGCCTCCCACTGGGCGAGCGCCGCCCCCACGTCGACGGGACGGCGCTCCACATGGGTGACCAGGCCCTCCGCCAGGCGTGGGCTCGGGCGTCGGATCAGGGCTCTTCTGCTCGGCACGGGCTCTCCAGGGGCCGATCGGGGGGTGACGGGGCCATCACTAGCCCCATCTGCCCCGTTCCGTAAAGACCACACGGGCTCTTGAGCGCCGCACCGGGCGGCTCACCGGCTCAGCCCCGTGTCACCGCCTCAGCCCCGTGTCACCGCCTCAGCCCCGTGGATACGCCTCCCGCACCTCCTCCGCCGTCGTGGGCCGCAGCTCGCCGTCGAGGAGCAGCCAGCGGGTGATCCCGAGGGACTCCAGGAACGTCACGTCATGGCTCGCCACGATCAGTGCTCCCTCGTACGCATCGAGCGCCTCGGTCAGCCCCCGCACGCTCGCCATGTCCAGGTTGTTCGTCGGCTCGTCCAGCATGAGCAGCTGCGGCGCCGGTTCGGCGAGCAGCAGCGCCGCCAGCGCGGCCCGGAACCGCTCGCCGCCGGAGAGCGTGCCGGCCAGCTGCTCCGCCCGCGCTCCCCGGAAGAGGAAGCGGGCCAGCCGTGCCCGGATCGTGTTGTTCGTCGCCTCGGGCGCGAACCGCGCGACGTTCTCGACCACGCTCAGCCCGTCGTCGAGAACGTCCAGCCGCTGGGGAAGGAAACGCAGCGGCACCTCTGCCCCCACCTCGCCCGCGACCGGCTCCAGTTCGCCGGCGATCGTGCGCAACAGCGTGGTCTTGCCTGCCCCGTTGCGCCCGACGAGCGCGATCCGCTCCGGGCCGCGAAGTTCGAACTCGCCCTCGACACGGGCCCCGTAACGCAGCTCGACCCCGGAGAGCCGCAGGACACCACGGCCCGGATGCACCTTGGTGTACGGAAGCTCGACCCGGATCTCGTCGTCGTCCCGCACCGCCTCCACGGCCTCCGCCAGCCGTTCCTTCGCCTCGCTCAGCTTCTCCGTGTGCATGATGCGGTGCTTGCCCGCCGACACCTGCGCCTGACGTTTGCGCGCTCCCATCACGATCTTGGGCTCGCGCTTCTGCTCGAACATCTTCTGCCCGTAGCGCCTGCGGCGGGCCAGTTTGACCTGGGCCTCCGTCAGTTCGCGCTTCTGCCGCTGCACATCGGCCTCGGCGACACGGACCATGCGTTCCGCGGCCTCCTGCTCGACGGCCAGCGCCTCCTCGTACGCCGAGAACGCGCCGCCGTACCAGGTCACCTCGCCGTCGCGGAGATCGGCCATCTGGTCGACCCGCTCCAGCAGTTCGCGGTCGTGGCTGACCACGATCATCACTCCGGACCAGGCCTCCACCGCGTCGTACAGCCTGCCGCGCGCGTACAGATCGAGATTGTTGGTCGGCTCGTCGAGCAGGAGGACGTCTGGGCGGGCCAGCAGCAGCGCCGCGAGCCTCAGCAGCACGCATTCGCCGCCCGACATCTCGCCGATGGTCCGGTCGAGGCCGATGTGTGCGAGGCCGAGCTGATCGAGCGTGGCGCGTGCCCGTTCCTCCACGTCCCAGTCGTCGCCGACCGCGGTGAAGTTCTCCTCGCGTACGTCACCGGCCTCGATCGCGTGCAGCCCGGCACGGGCGTCGGCGATACCGAGCGCCGCGTCGACGCGCACCGACGTGTCGAGCACGACGTTCTGCGGCAGATAGCCGACGTCGCCGGCCACCCGCACGCCGCCGTCGACGGGCGTGAGTTCGCCGGCGATCAGCCGCAGCAGTGTCGACTTCCCGGAGCCGTTGAGGCCGATCAGACCGGTCCTGCCGGGTCCGACGGCGAGCTGGAAGTCCTCCAGTACCGGGGTGCCGTCCGGCCAGGAGAAGGACAGCGAGGAGCAGGTGACGTAGGTGGGGAAGGTAGACATACGGGTCTCCCTGTTGCGTGAGAAGTAAAGGGGGGCAACGGGTGAGACACCGGTCGGACAGCACAAAGGCCCTGGTCCGGGAAACGGGACGGCTCGTACGCCGAGGTCGCACACGGGCACGCGGGCGGAAAGCCGCGTGACACGGTGTCTCAGGACCTCAGACGAGCAACGTCCTTCTCCGATCGACGACAACAGGGCCAGATACGAAGGTACGCCCGGCTCTGGCGGCCGGGCAATCGATTTACCGCGTTCCCGGACGGCAGGCGGCAGGCGGCACACGGCATTCACGACGGCAGGCGCCGGGTGCGGACGTCGATGTCGGAAACTCGCCGGACACGTCCGCCGCGGGGCTGGTTGAGTGATCGCCATGACGAGCCTCCACGACCGCGCCCGCCACTTCCACTCCCTGCACGTTCCCGGCCACCCGCTGGTCCTGCCCAACGCCTGGGACGTCGCCAGCGCCCGGATCATCGCCGCCGCCGGGGCGTCGGCCATGGCCACCACCAGCGCCGGGGTCGCCTGGGCCCTCGGCGCCGCGGACGGCGACCGGCTCGACCGCGCCTCCGCCGTCGGCCAGGTCGCCGCCATCGCCGCCGCCGTGGACCTGCCCGTCACCGCCGATGTCGAAGGCGGATTCGAGAGCGACGAGGACGGTGTCGCCGGCACGGTTCGCGCGGTACTCGCCGCCGGTGCCGTCGGCATCAACATCGAGGACGGGACGCGCTCGCCCGCCGAGCACGTCCGGCGTATCGGCGCCGCCCGCGCCGCCGCCGACGCCGAAGGGGTGCCGCTCTTCATCAACGCCCGGATCGACACCTATCTCGCCGGTCTGGGCGACCGGGCGGGCCGCCTTGAGGAGACGCTGAAGCGCGCGGCCGACTGCCTGGCGGCGGGCGCGGACGGCGTGTTCGTCCCCGGCGTCGTGGCCCCGGAGATCGTGAGCGCCCTGGTCAAGGGCGTGGACGCACCACTGAACGTGCTGGTGGGCCATGGCGCGCCGGCCGTGGCGGAACTGGCGGGGCTCGGGGTCGCGCGGATCAGCGCGGGGTCCTCGATCGCGCAGGCCGCCCACGGCCTGGTGCGCGACGCGGCCCGGGAACTGCTCACCGAGGGGACCTGCGAAAGGCTCGCGGACGGCTCCACGTACGGGGAGATGAACGCGCTGATGAGCGTGCCTCGGTAGGCGTCGCGGATCAGTAGGCGTCGCGGATCAGCTCGGCCAGATCCGCGTCCAGATCGAGAAAGAGGTGCTCGCGGCCGGCCGGGACGAGCCCCTGCACCCGCTTGAGGAAGCGGCGCAGCTCGGAGGTGCGGATGTGCACCATCGCGATGCCCTCGGGCGCGTGGAACTCCAGGACGGTGCGGTCGTACCCGTACGGCCGCACCCGTACGTCACCCACTCCGGCCGGCTCCTCCATGCCCTGCGCGAGCAGCTCCCGCGAGAATGCCCAGGACACCTCGGTGCCCTCCAGCGTCGCCGGCGGCGGGAACGCCATGCTGACCGCGAACGGATCATGGCGGTCGTAGCGCAGGGTCGCCGGCACGGATTCCATCTGTGGCGCCGAGGCGACCAGACGGGCCTGCACGGCCTGCTCGATAACGCTGGACAAGGCCCGCTCCCTCACTTCGCTGCGGCTCGGCCGACATGTTTCTGGCACAGAAGTAGACGGGGGAACGACGGAATCCGTGCATCGGTGGGGAGCGTGACATGCGTCACCGCGGGAGGCGCTCTGGACCGCGTGCCGGGGGTCGGCTACGTTCGCGCGCCATGAGACCCAAGGGGAAGTCGAGACGGACGGTGTCGGCGGGGCTGTGCGGGGTGGCGCTGGCCGCGGTGCTGGGAGCGACCCTGGCGGTGCCCGCGCAGGCGGACACACGGAACGCGGCGGGTGGGACACCGCACTGGGAGCTCAAGCAGACCGGTACGGACGTACGGTTCCGCGGCCTCGCCGCCGTCAGCCGTAAGACCGCGTGGGTCGCGGGCTCCAAGGGCACGGTGCTCCGCACCACGGACGGCGGCCGCGGCTGGCGGAACGTCTCGCCGCCCGGAGCGGGCGAGCTGGAGTTCCGCGACGTCGAGGCCTTCGACGCCCGCACAGCGGTCGTGCTGGCCATCGGTGAGGGCGAGGCGTCGCGCGTGCTGCGCACCGAGGACGGGGGAGCGACCTGGACCGAGGCGTTCCGCAACACCGATCCCCGGGCCTTCTACGACTGCATCACCTTCTTCGACCCGCGTCACGGCCTCGCCATGAGCGACCCGGTCGACGGCAAGTACCGCATCCTGTCGACGGGAGACGGCGGGAGGTCGTGGAAGGTGCTGCCGGACGCCGGAATGCCGGACGCCCAGCCGGGCGAGGCGGGTTTCGCGGCGAGCGGCCAGTGCCTGGTGAGTTCCGGCCCGAAGGACGTCTGGCTGGCCACCGGGGGTGGCGCCACCGCGCGTGTCCTGCACTCCGCCGACCGCGGGCTGCACTGGACCGCCGCCGAGTCGACGATCCCGGCGGGAGATCCGGCCCGGGGCGTCTTCGCGCTCGCCTTCCGGGACCGCGCGCACGGTCTCGCGGTCGGCGGCGACTACCGGACCGGGGAGGCCTCCCCGCAGGCGGGCGCGGTCACCCGGGACGGCGGCCGCGGCTGGCGGCAGTCGGCGACCCCGCCGCCCGCCTACCGCTCGGGCGTCGCCTGGCTGCCCCACAGCCGGTCGGCCGCGCTCGCCGTCGGACCCACCGGCACGGACCTGACGACCGACGCCGGCCGCACCTGGCGCACCGTGGACACCGGCTCGTACGACACCGTCGATTGCACACCGGACTTCGGCTGCTGGGCGGCGGGCGAGAAGGGGCGCGTGGCACGACTGGAGCGGTGACGCGCGCTCAGCACGGTGACGCGTGCTGAGCACGGTGACGCGTGCTGAGCACGGTGGCGCGCGCTGAGCACGGTGGCGAGGGCGGGTGCCCTCGCCACCGGGCGCGCGCGGAGGGCGCCTGCCCTACGCGAGGGGCTGCTGCTTGTACCGCTCCAGCGCGGGCGCCGTCTTCGTCGCCACGAACTCCGTGATCCGGTACTCGCACACCCCGCCCACCGCGTACGGGTCGGTCGCCGCGATCGCCTCGATGCGTGCGCGGTCGTCGCCGACGGCGATCAGCACACCGCCGTCGCGCGGGTTCTTGCGGCCCGAGGCGAGGACGACGCCCTCCTCGTACAGGGCGTCCAGCCAGGCCACATGAGCTTCGGACAGTTCGTCGACACGCTCGATCGGTGCGGTGTAGGTCAATTCCATTACGAACATGATCGTCAGGTTAGGCGCTGTCCGGCGGATCATGTGGCCGTGATGGCACCAAGTCAGTTCTCGCGGGCCGGACTGCGCCGGGTTGCGGAGCGTTTCTGTTTCTGCCCCTCGGGCATGGGCAGGACCGCCAGTGCGGTGTCTGCAATGTTCCGCAGCGTCTCCGGGTCCAGGCCGGCCTTGCCTACCGCCTCGATACCGCGAACCACCGTCAGCAGCAGTGCCGCCAGCCGCTCCGGATCCGCAGCGCTATCGATGTCGCCGTGGCGCTGGGCGGCGCTGATCTCCGCCCGCAGCAGGGTCAGCAGTGCCGTCATGGTCTCGGCCGACCGTCCGGCGACCGTCGGATCGTGCTGGGCCAGTTCCGCCGCGCCCTTGGCCAACAGGCACCCGCGACGCTCGGTGTCTGAGGCGGTGTTCTCCGCCATCAGGTGCACGTATCCCGACAGCCGGGCCAAGGCCTCTGCGTCCGGGCCACCTGCCAGCCGCCCTTCGGCCACCTCAACGACTGCGGCGCACCAGTCGCCAAATACACGGTGGAACAGCTTGCCCTTGTCGCCGAATGCGCCGTACAGGCTGCCCTTGCCCAGGCCGGTCGCCTGGGCAATGTCGTCCATCCGGGTTCCTGCATAGCCGGTCGCCCAGAACTGTTCCCGGGCCCGCTCCAGGACTTGACGTTCGTCGAATGCGCGTGGTCTCGGCATGGTCGCACTCTAGCCATTCTTGACTCGATCGTCCATTACTGCCTACGTTATGGACGATACGTTCCAGAACTGAAGGGGTTCGACATGCCAGGCGTACTGCAGGAGAAGGTGGCCGTGATCACCGGAGGGACCAGCGGGATCGGGCTGGCCATCGCCCACCGCTTCGTCCGGGAGGGCGCACGGGTCTTCGTGACCGGCCGGGACATCGGCCGCCTCGAGGCAGCAGTCAAGGAGATGGGCCCCGCGGCCACCGGCGTACGATCCGACGTCTCGAACCTGGCCGACCTGGACGCGCTCTACGCGCGAGTCCGCGAGGAGGCCGGACGCATCGACGTGCTGGTGGCCAACGCGGGAATCGCTGCGGACGCCGCGCTCGGAGCCCACACCGAGGCGAACGTCGACCTGACGCTCGCCGTCAACGTCAAGGGCACACTCTTCACCGTTCAGAAGGCGCTCCCGCTGCTGGCGGAGAACGCCTCCATCGTGGTCGTCGGCTCGAGCAACAGCGTGCGGCCCAATGAGCAGCTCGAGGTCTACAGCGCCTCGAAGGCGGCAGTGAGCAACCTCGTGCACAACTGGGCCCGGCAGTCACGGGAGCGCCGATTCCGGGTCAACGTGCTCAGCCCGGGGCCCACGCGGACCCCTGGCCTGCTGGGCGCCGCAGGGCCGGCAGCCGATCAGTTCGCCGAGGCCACCGTGCCACTGGGGCGGCTGGCCGACGCCGAGGAAATCGCCGAGGCCGCCCTCTTCCTGGCTTCGGACGCCTCGTCGTTCGTCACCGGCGCCGAACTCTTCGCCGACGGCGGCTACACCCGGGCCTGAACGACGGCCGGTGGCGCGCATCCGGTTCCCGCGAAGCGACGGGGCGCACTCCCGGCCGCACGTGTGCGTCGCACGAGGTCACAGTGCGTCCGAGGGAACGAGATCGTGGCCGCAGCCTCTTTGGACGACGTCGGCCACCACCCTGACTACCCTCCGGCACCGCCAACCTCCGCTGGATGCTCATCCATCTCTTGAGGAGACCGGACGGCACGCGGGGCACGCGGACATCACGAGAGAGCTGCTTGACGGGGCGAAGGGGTACTACCAGGTCTCTCCGGTGGGTCGCGACCGGAGCCAAAGTCGGATCGAGGCAACGGTGACGGTGCCGTAGAAGACGTAGGCGCGTTTGTCGAATCTCGTCGCCACAGCCCGGAAGCTCTTGAGGGCATTGATCGTCCGCTCCACCTCGTTCCTGCGTTTGTAGATCGTCTTGTCGAAACCGGCGGGCCGACCGCCCCCTGCTGCCTTTGTGCTGTCGGTTGGCCCGCTGGTTCTTCGGTTCGGGGATCGTGTGCTTGATCTGGCGTCGCCGCAGGTAGCGGCGGTTGCGACGGGATGAGCACGCCTAATGGGATCGGAAGGTCGGTACGCGAGCCCTGATCTTGGCTGGGTTACACCGGCTTTCCGGGCGCGGAGCGAGCCTTTGAGTATGCCCGGACCCTCGAGTCCTGTTGACAGGATGAGGTCCGCTCCGCGCCCAGCGGGGAGGACATCCGCGAAGAGCCTGTCCCATGTGCCGTCCGCTGACCAACGCCTATGCCGCTCGTACACGGTCTTCCACCGACCGTAACGCGCAGGCAGATCCCGCCACGGTACCCCGGTGCGCT includes:
- a CDS encoding SDR family NAD(P)-dependent oxidoreductase, whose amino-acid sequence is MPGVLQEKVAVITGGTSGIGLAIAHRFVREGARVFVTGRDIGRLEAAVKEMGPAATGVRSDVSNLADLDALYARVREEAGRIDVLVANAGIAADAALGAHTEANVDLTLAVNVKGTLFTVQKALPLLAENASIVVVGSSNSVRPNEQLEVYSASKAAVSNLVHNWARQSRERRFRVNVLSPGPTRTPGLLGAAGPAADQFAEATVPLGRLADAEEIAEAALFLASDASSFVTGAELFADGGYTRA